In one window of Leptospira sp. GIMC2001 DNA:
- a CDS encoding peptidoglycan-binding domain-containing protein, translating to MSTYDVKSVQEALTICGFSPGKIDGKSGPNTESAIKAFQKSAGVKADGIVGPLTAPVLAQKLGEASVKAAGLQGYFTGSGSSAADEI from the coding sequence ATGAGTACATATGATGTAAAAAGCGTTCAAGAAGCATTGACTATCTGCGGCTTTAGCCCAGGAAAAATCGATGGGAAATCAGGCCCTAACACAGAGTCTGCGATTAAAGCATTCCAGAAGTCTGCTGGAGTTAAAGCAGATGGTATTGTTGGACCTCTAACAGCTCCAGTTCTAGCTCAGAAATTGGGTGAAGCATCTGTTAAGGCAGCAGGACTGCAAGGATACTTTACAGGAAGTGGCTCAAGTGCCGCAGATGAGATCTGA
- the sixA gene encoding phosphohistidine phosphatase SixA — translation MKIILVRHGEAEDVSIAGSDRRRKLTAKGTEDIHKIGSFIRNSHIKISQIYHSPFERTKKTALILAEELHLEEHMVSAEEISAGMDCCNLLPQLCDYSNSDAIVIVGHNPDITYFAAKLLGESAFTNSLLFTPGTSIAVNVPKEKFSKGQLLWSVSPDFLMPDPSRQPALSH, via the coding sequence ATGAAGATCATTCTCGTTAGGCACGGGGAAGCTGAGGATGTTTCGATTGCTGGTAGTGACCGCAGACGGAAGCTCACGGCGAAAGGAACCGAGGACATCCATAAGATTGGAAGTTTTATCCGCAATTCTCATATCAAGATCAGCCAGATCTATCATAGCCCTTTCGAAAGAACTAAGAAAACCGCTCTTATCCTAGCTGAAGAACTGCATTTAGAAGAACATATGGTCTCTGCTGAAGAAATTTCTGCTGGTATGGATTGTTGCAATCTTTTGCCTCAACTCTGTGACTATTCTAATTCAGATGCAATTGTAATTGTCGGCCACAATCCAGATATTACATACTTTGCGGCAAAGCTTCTTGGAGAGTCTGCTTTTACAAATAGTCTTCTTTTTACTCCAGGAACATCGATTGCAGTGAATGTACCAAAAGAAAAGTTTAGCAAAGGACAACTTCTCTGGTCAGTATCTCCTGATTTTCTTATGCCAGATCCTAGCAGACAACCCGCACTAAGTCACTAG
- a CDS encoding NUDIX domain-containing protein, with product MNKPFRPNVGMVVFNSQGLVLAGERLKFIGSWQFPQGGIDDGEDPKNAANRELYEEVGIRVDTNFDYQSKVEQQSNSSKIIHISKSLLNERSPELMSHAILVYEFPIWISYDFPSDLKLKGKMKKYRGQTQKWFLYFWDHPESDCSLDHHEKEFEEVRFLSWDKVVESIVPFKKEIYVSLEKEFVPIIEDFLLQYNKS from the coding sequence CTGAATAAGCCATTTCGTCCGAATGTCGGGATGGTTGTGTTTAATTCTCAAGGATTGGTTCTTGCGGGAGAGAGATTAAAATTTATTGGCTCATGGCAATTTCCTCAAGGAGGAATTGATGATGGAGAAGATCCGAAAAATGCTGCTAATCGTGAGCTATACGAAGAAGTTGGAATTCGAGTAGATACGAATTTCGATTATCAATCAAAAGTCGAACAACAGTCGAACAGTTCAAAAATTATCCATATCAGCAAATCGTTGTTAAATGAGAGATCGCCTGAACTTATGTCACACGCGATTTTGGTATATGAATTCCCGATTTGGATATCTTATGATTTTCCTTCAGATCTTAAATTGAAGGGAAAAATGAAAAAATATCGAGGACAGACTCAGAAGTGGTTCTTGTATTTCTGGGATCATCCGGAATCAGATTGTTCATTGGATCATCATGAAAAAGAATTTGAGGAAGTTCGCTTTTTGTCATGGGATAAAGTTGTGGAATCAATTGTTCCTTTTAAGAAAGAAATCTATGTAAGCCTTGAGAAAGAATTTGTTCCGATCATTGAGGACTTTTTGCTTCAATATAACAAAAGTTAA
- a CDS encoding acylphosphatase — MGKEKDVRAKFIIRGAVQGVGFRYFVLQKAQEMRLKGYTQNLPNGEVEIVVEGEKIFLEDMERALQKGPTKAKVKEVVAVWQEAQGRFRTFEIKR; from the coding sequence ATGGGCAAAGAAAAAGATGTTCGAGCTAAGTTTATCATTCGAGGTGCTGTGCAGGGTGTGGGCTTTCGGTATTTTGTTTTGCAAAAGGCTCAAGAAATGAGGCTGAAGGGTTATACTCAGAATCTTCCCAATGGAGAAGTTGAGATTGTGGTAGAAGGTGAGAAAATTTTCTTGGAAGATATGGAGCGAGCTCTGCAGAAAGGACCAACGAAGGCGAAAGTAAAAGAAGTCGTCGCTGTATGGCAAGAAGCTCAAGGACGATTTCGAACTTTTGAGATCAAAAGATAA